In the Candidatus Thermoplasmatota archaeon genome, one interval contains:
- the lat gene encoding L-lysine 6-transaminase, whose translation MSIKPTDVHKILARYMLVDGFNLVLDLRKSKGCRIYDSRNNRYMLDCFSFFATAPLGCNHPKLTSPDFIKKMGEVAINNPTNSDVYTVEMAEFVEAFSKYAMPNNFKHLFFVSGGALAVENGLKTAFDWKIRKNIASGKGELGTQVVHFKEAFHGRTGYTLSMTNTFNLNKTKYFTKFNWPRIVNPKIHFPLNKENLENVKKLERQAVDEIREAVAKNPDDIAALIIEPIQGEGGDNHFRREFFHELRRLCDEHEMMFILDEVQTGVGLTGKMWAYQHFDFEPDIIAFGKKTQVCGIMVNDRVDEIEDNVFKVPSRLNSTWGGNLVDMVRCQKYLEVIDEEDLIKNAEVQGKRLLEGLEEIEKKYPNKISNARGRGLMCAFDLPTPKERDEMKDKLYTNNLLVLSCGSVTIRFRPPLTISSEEVDEALEIVDKTVKSF comes from the coding sequence ATGTCGATTAAACCAACAGATGTTCACAAAATACTTGCTAGATACATGCTAGTCGATGGTTTTAATCTGGTTTTAGATCTCAGGAAGAGCAAGGGTTGTCGCATTTATGATTCAAGAAACAATAGGTATATGCTTGATTGTTTCTCTTTTTTTGCAACAGCACCACTTGGGTGTAACCATCCGAAGTTAACAAGCCCTGATTTTATAAAAAAAATGGGTGAAGTAGCTATTAACAATCCTACTAACTCTGATGTTTATACTGTTGAGATGGCTGAGTTTGTTGAAGCGTTTTCAAAATATGCGATGCCAAATAATTTCAAGCACCTCTTCTTTGTAAGCGGTGGTGCTCTTGCTGTGGAGAATGGTCTAAAAACTGCTTTTGATTGGAAGATCAGAAAAAATATTGCAAGTGGTAAAGGCGAGTTAGGTACACAGGTTGTTCATTTTAAAGAAGCGTTTCATGGTAGGACTGGTTACACGCTTTCTATGACCAACACTTTCAACCTTAATAAAACAAAATATTTTACTAAATTTAACTGGCCGAGGATAGTTAACCCAAAAATTCATTTTCCACTTAACAAAGAAAACCTTGAGAATGTCAAAAAACTTGAGAGACAAGCTGTTGATGAGATCAGGGAAGCGGTTGCTAAAAACCCTGATGATATAGCTGCCCTGATTATAGAACCTATCCAGGGTGAGGGTGGTGATAACCATTTCCGCAGAGAGTTTTTCCATGAGCTTCGTAGACTATGTGATGAACATGAGATGATGTTCATACTTGATGAAGTGCAAACTGGTGTAGGTTTAACTGGTAAGATGTGGGCTTATCAGCATTTTGATTTCGAACCAGATATAATTGCATTTGGTAAAAAAACGCAGGTATGTGGAATAATGGTGAATGATCGTGTGGACGAGATTGAGGACAATGTTTTTAAAGTACCAAGTAGACTAAATTCAACTTGGGGTGGAAACCTAGTTGATATGGTTCGATGTCAGAAATACCTGGAAGTTATAGATGAAGAGGATCTCATTAAAAACGCTGAAGTGCAAGGAAAACGTTTACTGGAAGGTTTGGAGGAAATAGAAAAGAAATACCCAAATAAGATTTCTAATGCGCGTGGACGTGGACTTATGTGCGCTTTTGATCTTCCTACGCCTAAGGAGAGAGATGAGATGAAAGATAAACTTTATACAAACAACTTATTAGTTCTTTCTTGCGGGTCTGTAACTATAAGATTCCGTCCGCCATTGACAATATCTTCTGAAGAGGTAGATGAGGCTCTCGAGATAGTAGATAAAACCGTGAAGTCGTTCTAA